In the genome of Phragmites australis chromosome 9, lpPhrAust1.1, whole genome shotgun sequence, the window CCGGTACTTTTTCCTGTTTGTTTCTTCCTCGACTCTTCTCTGCATTTATGTATTTGCAATGTCAGCATTGTACATCAAGTTTCTCATGGACGAGGGTTATCCGACAGTATGGAAGGCTTTGAAACACTCTCCAGCTTCTTTGGGGCTTCTGATATTTTGTTTCATTGCTCTCTGGTTTGTTGGTGGACTCACTGGATTTCATTTGTACCTCATTAGCACCAACCAGGTTAGTTTGTTGATACAAGATCGAgcaattcatgtttttttttttgctgatttttttttttcattcgtGAATGCTAGttcttttaatatatatattcgACAGATCAACTGGTAGCCAAAAGTGTTGGTACCTGCTGGTGATAATAATTTAATGATTAGGCTTGTGATGTCAAACCATGTGAAATAAAGGGAGATGTTTTATGTTCTACAACCAACAAGATTCACTGCAGCTATGACTTTTGTGTTGCTTCCATGGAAAATACAAAAAATCGTTACAGTTTTATTAGTTTATCTAACAAAATTATACGCATACATAGGTAACATAGTGTTATTTAGGTTTATCCAATTGATGTTTATCAACTTAAAGAGTCCAAATCATGCTTAAAAAATTCAGAAGGGCATGCGCTTATCTtcttgtatatatattttatgatgtGACTGGGATTTGGTTAGGTTACTAGTCTATAGAGAAAGGATTTTATCATCTGTGCAAACTTGATAATAGTTGTATAATGAAAGAACAGGGCAGCAGTTTTCTGTTCTGATGCTTCGGTTTTGCAGACCACGTACGAGAATTTTCGATACAGATCAGACAGCAGGCCTAATATCTATAGTCAAGGATGCCTGAGCAACTTCCTAGAAGTCTTCTGTAGTAAGACAAAACCTTCTAAACACAAGTTCCGGGCCTATGCACAAGAGGAAGTGCGACCTCCAATAGTTAACTTTGGTAGGGAGGTAGAAGAGGAACCAGCTGGCGGTCCTCGGTCAAaagttgaagatgatcttgaAATTGGTAGTGATCTCTTGAAGATCTCTCAGCGGCGCAATTATGAGGATGTTGATGTTGAAATGGTAGGTCGTTGCAGCAACGAGATGGAAGGCATAGCCAATGCCAAACTTGTGATAGGTTCAGAATCACAGATTCCTGCCGTTGGAAGTGATGTGCGGGTACGACACTCGAGCTGGGATCGGAGAAGTGGGAACTGGGACATGCCATCATATGTACTTACAAGAAGTGCATCAGATGTTATCGAAAGAAGTGTGTTGGTCGCTGAGGCTGCACCTCCATCTCAAACATAAACTCGCTAGTCAATTATTTGTGCATTCAGAACATGTGCCAGCGATTTGGATTACAAAGCCGCTTAACTCATCAACATCCAGAGAGCAAGGAAGACACTGCCCGTCATGCATTTTGACTTTGACTGTCTTGATTGGTTTTTTAGATCCTTGTCATGTATGAACAATGATTTTAGTCAAAGAATTGGCCCCGTTGGTGTGTATATTCGTGTTTTTGTGCCATGGCATCTGACGTTGTGTGCATGGTCCTTTCTGTAAATTACCAATGCAGGATTCTCATCCAACTGTAATCCTTCTTCAGCTATTCTTTGAGAATGTTTAATCTGCATCTCAACTGACCTTCATCGTCGTCTTGTACCTCACGTTCGTCTAAGGAATAAAGGTGCCAAATTGGTCAAAAATGCAATTGAATTTATGTTCAGTTAGGCCTCCTAAACTGCATGATGCCAGAGTTGAATCATGAAATCATTATCCAAGTAGTTCAAAGCATTCAACAACAAGCTGTCATCATCTCTTTGTTTGCAAGCATGGCAAAACTCTTAGTTTCTTTCTAGAACCGACTCTTTGAAGGTTGATAGTTCCTTTGTTTTTAGTGGGAACCCATTCCGAAGAGCATCTTCAACTGGTTTCTGGATTCTGACTACAGCAAAGGACTTAGTGGAGGACCAGAGTATGAAGCTTGCTGATAATGACAAACCAGAGGACCTCGCAGTCGCCAGGTCCATGCCACAGACCAGAGCATTGAGACCAGAGCATTGGAAGTTGGCCCTTTTAATCATTTGCATACCAGTTCCAAAATGTTCTGAAAGTGACTCCCACTTGCTGACTTCGCAGTTTGTTTTGAACCACGTAGGCGAATTCCACTGGACAGTGGAGTAGTAATCCATGCGCCGCAGTTGAGCCTGCTTGGTGTTCATGCGCTGGTATGCCAATCAAGTAGGATGGAACTGTATCATGGCAAACATGTTTGGAACGCAAGAGCTCTCTTATGTGCACGTCTCTTCTTTCAGTCAGCTGCATTCTTTGTTTTACCATAGTATTATTTTTCATGTCATTTGTACTGACACTGAGTTCTCAACTGTATAACGATTTTCATGTTTCAACTGTAAGAATCTCGTGGTAGCGAGGATGTCAACATTCCTTTTCAACGTTCTTGACGCGTTTTTGGTTCATATTCCTTCTTTTTTGTGTGGAGGACTGACTGAATTTTTGGTAGTGATCATTCCATGAAAGCTACCTTGTTCAGTGACGAAGACCTCACTGTACCCACCATCATCCGTTGTCCATTTTTGCATAAATTCCGTGTGATTCCCACATCGgagtttacaattttttttctagttgCAAAGTCATTACTGAGGCCCCAGAAAACACCAGCAGCAAAGGAGGAAAGAAGACGAGGATGAGGCAGAGATGACTGTGTACCATTTGACTGGAAGACTATTTCGTCTTGTTTTGTATTGTGCATCTAATGTAGTAGCTGCTATCCGTTTGGGCCCTGACATTCTAGCTGACGTGATTTGAACGACAAGCTGCCGTTGAATGTGAACTGTATCTGTACCAAAGACGGCGCTATAGTGAGTTGACCTCGATCGCCGAAAGTTGAGCCATGTCGTTACCATCATAGATAAAAACTGAAACTGTGTCCATtttctaagaaaaaaatatgtagcTTTGTGATTCAGATATACTCCCTTCACTAAATATCGATCATTATAGATCTGTATTATATGTAAGAATATATACATGGACAGCATGAAAACAATATTAGTAGATTTTTCTTGGTATGACTTCCTATGGCCGGAAGCAGGTCCCCGATAAGGGCCTACttttcattatttttactaCACGTATAGTTTTCAATATTTTTACAACTATACTTTCATAACAAAAATATAGTCGAAGGCTCAACGTGGATTGTGCGCAAAGTCAAAAATGGTGATGGGGAATATCTTCTCGGAAACTTGATTCAACAGAATGTCACATGTATTGAGTGACGTAGATTATATGTTCTAGTATGAACCGCACCTGTCTGTCAGTCAGTCTCCTCCATCGTTTCAAATTTCCATTAATAGGCCCCTCACGTTGCAGGCCATTCATGACCTTGGACTATTAGCCGTGTGCAAGTCTTCCTAACATACAAATCGATGCAACAAAGCAGTGTCAGGGTGGGATAATGTATGCTTAGTCGCTTAGAGGACAAGGGCGACAAGCAGGGACTAACATCGTCAAAAAAATGAATGTAAATGGAGCTTTTGtcaatttatctatttttcggTGATAAAAACCCGCCAATTTGGAAGTCTGAACAGTTCCTTCAAAAGTTTTGACTCCAAACGGCGCATGCCACAAGCTAaccattttaatttttaaacaaTAGCAAGCTTGTCCCTTCATCATCATGCCCTGTGATTAAAGGTTCTGACTTTGCCATGTGTTTGACAACACCTTTTCCTTGCTTTTTTGAAGACAAGCTTCGCACATCTCTTAATTTTTATTACGGTCAAATGTTCTACTTAAAACATTGCACACAAACATCAACCTTAATAAATCTAATTTAGATGTATGGAACCGACTTTTAACAACGGTGGTTTCAAATTCTGGTAGCTAATGTTTTTCCTTCTCATCATGTCTAGAGACGAAACATCGATCCGTAGCGTGGCCAAACCCTGGATCTCTCTTTTGGAGACAAATGTATCGTTTTTTTCTCCTGTCCTGGAGTTTTCAAGTAGTTCCGTACACATCGGTCGAATTGGGCAAACCAAGAACTTCAAACTGTTTGACGAAATGTGGTTGGGTTCGCTGCTTTCAGTACGTGCAGGCCTCCTCGAGCTAAGAAACTTGACCTCCTCAAACCTCCTGATCCCCATGCACTTTGCATCGTCTACTCTGATCCAGTTGGAATTCAAATGTCCTTAGTGATGTTTTGGTAGCTACACCTGCATGTCGTGTTTGTTTAATTATCTACTTCGCCGTGTTTGTAatctgatctgatctgatctaCTAGTGTGCATACACTATACAGTAGCGTCTGTTGACCGTACACCAGCGCTAGTCCATCACCGACCTCTAAGCTCAAATTAACCACTCAACAAGCTGTTCCAGGATATATGCATTTTGGTATTCAAAGTTAAAAAGAAGTTTGACTACGGAGAACCGGCTGCTAGCCCGGTGGTAGGAGTGTGGGATCGCTAAGTGCCCACGAGCGGGCTCAATCGCTCGTGTTTCACCGGGGCTTGTCCCTAATGGTAGATTAGGTACACAAGCATGCATATTCGATGGTTACCGTGTATTGGATGTCTCGAATCTTCTAATTCCTCTTTAGCGCGTGTATAAACACATACATATGTGTGCGTGTGGTGTGAGGGTAAAGTGTATGGATAGTGTGCGTTCTGTATGTACTCTCTAAAAAAGTTTGACCACGTGTTCAAAACGACCTGGATAGAACAGTCACGAGAATCTCTCGTACTCTCACTACATCGCTAGCTCTAATCCAGGTCGATTCATGAGAATGCGACCCACCGGAGTTGTGCAAGACACCGATGCTATCAATCCTCCATACCGGAACGCTTAGGAAGCATGCAGCTGTGCGAGCGCACGCATGTTGAGCCAGTgcgggaagaagaagaaggttgtATGATATTACAAATTTGTATAATAGATGGAGGATAtttcgagtagatgaatcaaagaAACATACCGAaatatttttagataggttcatgGCTTCTTTAGGATAATAATACTCCATCATGCATGTCTTATATTCGTATGAGTCTATTACAAGGGATATGTAGCTAGCCTAGACAGAGCTAACATAGTAGAAcatcttcttatgacttgtagAGACTCAAAATGACTTGTAGCCATATGTCGCTggttttctctcttctcttctaaCTTGTCCTTCATATGGTCCTCAGGCTCTGCATATATAGGGGATGTCGTATGCCCTTTAGAGTCCTCCTTCCCgttcttgaagataaacttcTATGTTTACATGATCCCCTAGGTATCTTtgggtagtttcctttcattcAAGGATCTTCCTAGAGATAGAGACATGTCCCGAGAATTACAAGAAATCCTAGGGTGTCTGGATATAGTAATCATTCGGTAGTCATTATCAAGCCCCCCACCAGTACGTGAGGGTCAAATACTTGGTTAGTAAAGATAAGTATTTTGTCCGACTGCGTCATCGAATAAGACTCGGGTTCCTGATTAGGCTGATGCTTCTAACTGAGTTCTTGGGATTTTCATATCGTCTATTTAGGATTCCAAACGCCTCTGAGTTCTTAAGTgagtcctcgagaaggtgttccatccgaGTAAGATTTCTGGTCAACCCAAAAATATCATCTAATCCCCACAAAAAGATAGGGAAGGGGAAGACTTGTTATTGGATAGGTTCAAAAGTTGGAACGTCGTAATAGAGATtttgggtagtggtgagaatcttttaccTGTCAGGAGATCATGATTACGGTGGAAAACACGCGCGCATGACGGTGTGGTGCGCTGAGTTCCTTGGGTTACTTCTCCAATTTCTCCCGCATTCGTTGGGCATTAAATGCGACACGACGGTAAAACAGGAGATCGTGGCCTTAAGTCATGCCACGACGTTAGCCGTTGGGACGTTTTCGAGAGCCACTGCCCTGTATAAAAGCATAAGTGAAGCCCACTCATCATTCACCCCACCATCATTGTCTACCTCATGTCATCTCTTCGCACCTCTCGTACCTTTGCCTCCAAAAACCCTTCTCCTCCAACTCCTTCGGCGCGATGGGCCGAAAGAAGATCGAGAAGGAG includes:
- the LOC133928948 gene encoding protein S-acyltransferase 8-like isoform X1, with translation MNIPITEILPLFSGHPSQNLDLSVVLDSGPRKEAAWHRCCPTRIPAHSYRPCDATVVKQQERFFFGGRLIFGPDAKSLILSVSLIVVPVLVFCAFVARHLRHHFPSYNAGYTIPAVAVVFMIYVLVLLLITSAQDPGIVPRAAHPPEEEFAYGNSLSGGTPGRLQFPRVKEVLVNGMLVKVKYCDTCMIYRPPRCSHCSICNNCVERFDHHCPWVGQCIGQRNYRYFFLFVSSSTLLCIYVFAMSALYIKFLMDEGYPTVWKALKHSPASLGLLIFCFIALWFVGGLTGFHLYLISTNQTTYENFRYRSDSRPNIYSQGCLSNFLEVFCSKTKPSKHKFRAYAQEEVRPPIVNFGREVEEEPAGGPRSKVEDDLEIGSDLLKISQRRNYEDVDVEMVGRCSNEMEGIANAKLVIGSESQIPAVGSDVRVRHSSWDRRSGNWDMPSYVLTRSASDVIERSVLVAEAAPPSQT
- the LOC133928948 gene encoding protein S-acyltransferase 8-like isoform X2, producing MARPQRVYEAWKGNNRFFFGGRLIFGPDAKSLILSVSLIVVPVLVFCAFVARHLRHHFPSYNAGYTIPAVAVVFMIYVLVLLLITSAQDPGIVPRAAHPPEEEFAYGNSLSGGTPGRLQFPRVKEVLVNGMLVKVKYCDTCMIYRPPRCSHCSICNNCVERFDHHCPWVGQCIGQRNYRYFFLFVSSSTLLCIYVFAMSALYIKFLMDEGYPTVWKALKHSPASLGLLIFCFIALWFVGGLTGFHLYLISTNQTTYENFRYRSDSRPNIYSQGCLSNFLEVFCSKTKPSKHKFRAYAQEEVRPPIVNFGREVEEEPAGGPRSKVEDDLEIGSDLLKISQRRNYEDVDVEMVGRCSNEMEGIANAKLVIGSESQIPAVGSDVRVRHSSWDRRSGNWDMPSYVLTRSASDVIERSVLVAEAAPPSQT